One Gimesia aquarii DNA segment encodes these proteins:
- a CDS encoding sulfatase yields the protein MYRRNKYEKLIKCFLRFTFCLFYSSPVISIAATPPNILLIVSEDNGTELGCYGDPYAQTPHLDRLASEGVRFENAFVPYSVCSPSRACFLTGLYPHQNGQIGLATHKFATYNSDIPNFVTLLKSNGYHTGLIGKLHVNPESAFPFDTHTIRGANFNRKQTVTDYAKEAAAFFGASKGKPWFLSVNFPDAHLPFIRKINGRPTKPVSEKDVKPMPWVGVNTPRLRKQVANYYNCLARLDEGVGLLLSELDQSGQSDNTIVFYFGDHGAQFPRGKGTVYEGGLRVPLIVRWPRVAKAGQVRKELTSTIDILPTALKAASIKAPTRLPGWDLKPLLINSRPPQWRQYLFGFTTGSFPRNCFIQHSLRDDRYKLISSPRPGTENLDAGSYLDEAHPHFVISGATAKDQSTANETVKQAFAIWSRPPRYELYDLQKDPYEWNNLADDPAHAEIKSRLIKALINLQERTRDPFLDQKNVDEFVKEQLANRDMKYRKQKNFRWSYLETFPQWRALE from the coding sequence ATGTATCGTCGCAATAAGTATGAGAAACTCATTAAGTGTTTCTTGAGATTTACGTTTTGTTTATTCTATAGTTCACCTGTTATTTCGATTGCGGCAACGCCGCCAAATATTCTACTGATTGTTTCTGAAGACAACGGAACTGAGCTAGGGTGTTATGGAGATCCTTATGCCCAAACTCCACATCTGGATCGATTGGCTTCAGAAGGTGTTCGCTTTGAGAACGCGTTTGTACCTTACTCGGTCTGCTCCCCCTCACGTGCCTGTTTTCTGACCGGACTGTATCCTCATCAGAATGGTCAGATCGGTTTAGCAACCCATAAGTTTGCAACTTACAATTCGGACATACCAAACTTTGTGACTCTACTTAAATCAAACGGTTATCATACTGGATTGATTGGAAAACTACATGTGAATCCTGAGTCGGCATTTCCCTTCGATACGCATACAATACGCGGGGCGAATTTTAATCGTAAACAGACTGTCACAGATTACGCAAAAGAGGCGGCTGCATTTTTCGGAGCATCTAAAGGCAAACCATGGTTTCTTTCAGTGAACTTTCCTGATGCTCACTTACCATTCATCCGAAAGATTAACGGACGCCCAACGAAACCTGTTTCAGAGAAGGATGTAAAACCCATGCCCTGGGTGGGTGTGAATACACCGAGACTACGCAAACAGGTGGCAAATTATTATAATTGCCTCGCACGGCTTGACGAGGGCGTAGGCTTGTTGCTTTCCGAATTGGATCAATCCGGACAGTCGGATAACACCATCGTCTTTTACTTTGGTGATCACGGCGCTCAATTCCCCCGCGGCAAAGGAACCGTTTATGAGGGTGGCCTGCGTGTCCCTCTAATTGTTCGCTGGCCCAGAGTGGCAAAAGCAGGGCAAGTTCGAAAGGAACTCACTTCCACCATCGATATACTGCCGACAGCACTGAAAGCTGCAAGTATCAAAGCGCCGACCCGTCTACCGGGCTGGGATTTAAAACCTTTGCTTATCAACTCCAGACCGCCTCAGTGGCGTCAATACCTGTTTGGTTTCACGACCGGTTCTTTTCCTCGAAACTGTTTCATCCAGCATTCTCTACGAGATGACCGTTATAAATTAATCTCGAGTCCGAGACCTGGTACAGAAAACCTCGATGCGGGTAGCTATCTTGATGAAGCACACCCACATTTTGTTATTTCGGGTGCGACAGCCAAAGACCAATCGACAGCAAACGAAACTGTGAAGCAGGCATTTGCAATCTGGTCGCGACCACCGCGTTACGAATTGTATGATCTGCAGAAAGATCCGTACGAGTGGAATAACCTGGCCGATGATCCCGCACATGCTGAGATTAAATCGCGACTCATCAAAGCTCTGATTAATCTACAGGAACGCACTCGCGATCCTTTTCTCGATCAGAAAAACGTCGATGAGTTTGTCAAAGAACAACTGGCTAACCGCGATATGAAATACCGTAAGCAGAAAAATTTTCGCTGGTCGTATCTCGAAACCTTTCCGCAATGGCGCGCATTGGAATAA
- a CDS encoding cytochrome c peroxidase gives MYRLRFMIILMLFATTGWQSDAAELERRLRRPVALTASDNYKWSYVANRNSGSITVINTAALSAANEIDVGGRLTDLAILDDTHLLILDEKNHQLVVLAGQGTHWKVVSRLDIAQYPIQLQVDRTTKRCFIASLWSRTVTVVDLSRIDHKPLSQKNITAKLQIPFEPHKMCLVKERKKLIVAGSFQNKLAIVDTDNLKLTVTKKIPGHNIRGLAISNDGKRVLIAQQELNSLARSTRDDVHWGNMLSNLLVSLSLDDLCHSEADVLKRREVIHLGEPGRAAGDPGPIYVLPKGKLIVVLSGVDEIAISNDKHHFDFERVAVGRHPVAAISTPDGRLFVANQFSDSISIVDMNGTKQIERVSLGPQRELSPDERGEMLFFDSHLSHDGWMSCHSCHTNGHSSGQLNDNLSDGSFGAPKRVLSLVGVGQTGPWAWDGKVQTLSQQVKNSIQKTMQGSAPSEKQVADLVAYLNTLTHPPVLTELRTAAPNETIINHGRQLFQALDCKRCHVPPLYTSTASYDVGLKDSAGNTRFNPPSLRNVGRQTSFFHDGRALTLKDVFTKYKHQTNRTLTEVELNALLQYLTSL, from the coding sequence ATGTATCGTCTCCGATTCATGATCATACTCATGCTGTTTGCAACCACAGGATGGCAATCCGACGCTGCAGAGTTAGAGCGTCGGCTCAGACGACCTGTGGCATTAACAGCTTCAGACAATTATAAATGGTCGTATGTCGCAAACCGAAATAGCGGCAGCATTACAGTAATTAATACAGCAGCCCTGTCGGCAGCCAATGAAATTGATGTTGGAGGACGACTCACAGATCTGGCCATACTTGACGACACTCATCTCTTGATATTAGACGAAAAGAATCACCAACTGGTCGTGCTGGCAGGTCAAGGGACTCATTGGAAAGTTGTATCAAGACTGGACATCGCCCAGTATCCCATCCAACTGCAGGTAGACCGCACGACAAAACGTTGCTTCATCGCATCGTTATGGTCACGAACTGTGACAGTTGTCGACCTGTCCAGAATCGATCACAAACCACTCTCTCAGAAAAATATCACAGCTAAACTGCAGATCCCTTTCGAACCCCACAAAATGTGCTTGGTTAAAGAGAGAAAGAAGCTGATTGTTGCGGGCTCTTTTCAAAATAAATTGGCTATAGTTGATACGGATAATTTGAAGTTGACCGTTACTAAGAAAATCCCTGGTCACAATATACGAGGCTTGGCGATCAGCAATGATGGAAAACGCGTATTGATAGCACAACAGGAACTGAACTCACTCGCGCGATCCACGCGCGATGATGTGCACTGGGGCAACATGCTCTCTAATCTGTTGGTTTCATTGTCTTTGGATGATCTCTGTCATTCAGAAGCCGACGTGTTGAAACGACGTGAAGTAATTCATCTGGGTGAACCGGGCAGAGCAGCTGGAGACCCGGGGCCAATCTACGTCTTGCCTAAAGGGAAATTAATAGTCGTACTTTCCGGTGTGGATGAAATTGCGATCAGTAACGACAAACATCATTTTGACTTCGAGCGAGTAGCCGTTGGACGACATCCCGTTGCTGCCATTTCAACACCCGATGGGCGTCTATTTGTCGCTAATCAATTTTCGGATTCTATTTCCATCGTTGATATGAATGGCACAAAGCAAATCGAGCGAGTCTCTTTGGGACCTCAGCGAGAATTGAGTCCCGACGAACGAGGAGAAATGCTGTTTTTTGACAGTCACCTTTCACATGATGGCTGGATGAGTTGCCACAGCTGCCACACAAATGGTCACTCGAGTGGCCAATTAAATGACAACTTAAGTGATGGTTCTTTTGGCGCACCTAAACGTGTACTGTCCCTGGTCGGAGTAGGACAAACAGGACCTTGGGCATGGGATGGAAAGGTACAGACTCTTTCACAACAAGTGAAAAATTCGATTCAGAAAACCATGCAGGGGTCAGCTCCCTCTGAAAAGCAAGTAGCTGATCTCGTCGCCTACTTGAATACACTGACACATCCCCCTGTGCTCACTGAATTGAGAACCGCTGCTCCAAATGAAACCATAATCAATCACGGTCGTCAATTGTTTCAGGCACTGGATTGCAAGCGCTGCCACGTGCCACCATTATACACTTCAACCGCGTCATACGATGTAGGATTGAAAGACTCGGCTGGGAATACGCGATTTAATCCTCCTTCATTACGTAACGTCGGTCGGCAAACGTCGTTCTTTCATGATGGGAGGGCTCTGACACTAAAAGATGTTTTTACGAAATACAAGCATCAAACGAATCGCACCTTGACCGAGGTGGAACTTAACGCGCTCCTGCAATATCTGACGTCACTTTAA
- a CDS encoding RNA polymerase sigma factor, giving the protein MKSINSNDLKEITDAKLIQLSGQGDQNAYGQIVERYQSLVCSVAYNRCGNLAQSEDLAQDAFILAWQKLSDLKDISKFKAWICTIVRNLANRSTQRPGRSITRATHLDAVPDVPAETESPSERAVSVEEEKLAWQALADIPETYREPLVLFYREEQSVARVAEALDLSEDAVKQRLSRGRKMVQQHLAAVVASALSDSKPTKLFTGAVLLGLSGAATKPAAAAGVTTATTTVAKTVTDTVVKSAVGAGAASGWSSFFLGPLLNLPVIAWLTKLAVDETRSERERELLRRGFLFAFCGLLALIAALVSSIWWQQYIEPPSLRAMIPATMMVLFLIPWVLYCRKMGKQIERIRKEEGTDTPLRPLIESGQNGSIAFKIFGVFSLSALLVMTIPAILPLIARDWLILAAMTISAICVSFIAAQLSQRFPKYSFQLYGTSNGVTALIAIGIMFWRKNVWQSAFSNFMLWYIFVMSAVNIVFVILTSIAWKRVYGKDESGETVKKNRK; this is encoded by the coding sequence ATGAAATCAATCAATTCTAACGACTTGAAAGAGATAACCGACGCCAAACTCATTCAACTTTCCGGGCAAGGCGATCAAAATGCCTATGGTCAGATTGTTGAGCGCTATCAGTCGCTTGTTTGTTCTGTGGCATACAACCGTTGTGGTAATCTGGCGCAAAGTGAAGATCTGGCTCAAGATGCCTTCATTCTAGCTTGGCAAAAACTGAGCGACTTGAAAGACATCAGTAAATTCAAGGCCTGGATTTGCACGATCGTTCGTAATCTGGCTAATCGATCGACACAAAGACCAGGACGTAGCATTACCCGCGCAACACATCTCGATGCGGTTCCTGACGTTCCTGCAGAAACAGAATCTCCGAGTGAGCGAGCGGTGAGCGTGGAAGAAGAAAAGTTGGCATGGCAGGCGTTGGCTGATATTCCTGAGACGTATCGTGAGCCTTTAGTTCTGTTCTATCGTGAAGAGCAATCGGTCGCGCGTGTGGCAGAAGCATTGGACTTATCTGAAGATGCAGTAAAGCAGCGATTATCGCGAGGCCGGAAAATGGTACAACAACATCTGGCAGCGGTTGTTGCGTCGGCACTCTCCGATTCGAAACCGACAAAACTGTTTACAGGAGCTGTTTTGTTAGGACTGTCAGGAGCAGCAACCAAGCCAGCGGCCGCGGCTGGGGTGACAACCGCGACGACAACCGTGGCAAAAACAGTGACTGATACAGTAGTGAAATCCGCTGTGGGGGCTGGGGCAGCGAGTGGATGGAGTAGTTTTTTTCTAGGCCCACTTTTGAATCTGCCCGTGATCGCCTGGTTAACCAAGCTGGCAGTTGATGAAACTCGTTCAGAACGCGAGCGAGAATTGTTGCGGCGTGGTTTCTTGTTCGCGTTTTGTGGTCTTCTGGCCCTTATTGCAGCCCTTGTATCATCGATTTGGTGGCAGCAATACATCGAACCTCCCTCATTGCGTGCGATGATCCCAGCTACGATGATGGTTTTGTTTTTAATACCCTGGGTTCTGTATTGTCGGAAAATGGGAAAACAAATCGAACGTATTCGTAAAGAAGAGGGAACTGATACTCCATTAAGACCGCTGATCGAATCGGGTCAAAATGGATCAATTGCCTTTAAAATATTCGGAGTCTTCTCTCTCAGCGCGCTATTGGTGATGACGATTCCCGCCATCTTACCACTGATTGCAAGAGATTGGCTGATCTTAGCAGCGATGACAATCTCGGCGATTTGTGTCAGTTTCATTGCGGCCCAACTAAGCCAGCGCTTTCCAAAGTACTCATTTCAGTTATACGGAACAAGTAATGGTGTCACAGCACTGATAGCGATTGGGATTATGTTTTGGAGAAAGAATGTTTGGCAGTCAGCATTTTCTAACTTTATGCTTTGGTATATCTTTGTCATGTCGGCTGTAAACATTGTTTTTGTTATTCTGACTTCAATAGCCTGGAAACGGGTCTATGGAAAAGATGAGTCAGGAGAAACTGTGAAAAAGAACAGGAAGTAG
- a CDS encoding SDR family oxidoreductase — protein MSSKVALVTAAGSGMGAAIARKLADLDYKIAILSSSGKGEALATELGGIGITGSNQNTADLKRLVDTAMNSFGRIDAVVNSAGHGPKGKILEITDEDWHLAMEVYLLNVVRIARLVTPILKVNGGGPIVNISTFAAFEPEPAFPTSGAFRASLAAFTKLFAGEYAKDNIRMNNILPGFIDSLPEKEEFLNRIPLGRYGTTDEISETVAFLLSEGAKYITGQNIRVDGGITRSV, from the coding sequence ATGAGCTCAAAAGTTGCATTAGTCACAGCTGCAGGAAGCGGTATGGGAGCTGCCATTGCCCGCAAACTAGCTGACCTTGATTACAAAATTGCGATCTTGTCTTCTTCGGGAAAAGGTGAAGCTCTTGCTACAGAGTTAGGAGGCATAGGTATCACAGGATCAAATCAAAATACGGCTGATCTCAAACGTCTTGTGGATACCGCTATGAATTCATTTGGCAGGATTGATGCGGTCGTCAATAGTGCCGGTCATGGGCCAAAAGGAAAAATTCTCGAAATCACTGATGAGGATTGGCACTTGGCGATGGAAGTGTATTTGCTCAATGTCGTTCGCATCGCGCGGTTGGTGACACCGATCCTAAAAGTCAATGGTGGAGGCCCAATTGTGAATATCTCTACCTTCGCTGCTTTTGAACCCGAACCGGCGTTTCCTACTTCCGGTGCGTTTCGCGCCAGCCTCGCTGCTTTCACAAAACTCTTCGCAGGTGAATACGCAAAGGACAATATCCGCATGAATAATATTCTGCCAGGATTTATAGATAGCCTTCCAGAAAAAGAAGAGTTTCTTAACCGCATTCCTCTGGGTCGATATGGTACAACTGATGAAATTTCAGAAACCGTCGCTTTTCTTCTCTCTGAGGGAGCAAAATACATTACCGGGCAAAACATTCGTGTTGATGGAGGTATTACACGATCTGTCTGA
- a CDS encoding S41 family peptidase — MTQKQCCVLILAVGFISNGAFAFTENPENTSRNPKSLEERILTITDVVLQQHIDPPTRQEMILAGVKALYYANNHQVPKGLSQRISNLTTSDQFIVFLKDVSAEFDKEQDLDVILTKGVLSSLPCGAHLIDAKNSKVQEQLAANRYVGVGIAISMNQHEGYPAIPSVIYNGPAWKAGIKPGTLILKVNDKSMKSKALTHVIQHLRGEAGSEVTISIRQPGSQESRTVTMTRGRVFIPTVEGSRKVSEGEWQYTLDAARDIAVFRFSRIGPSTLHELRQIENKLRKEKISGIILDLRSGNGILHDTIMVADSLLDGGVIGHIQSLDSIQKHEARPGALFQNIPLVVLVSKHTSSGHVFLTAALQDNKRAIVIGEPTSGQTYVRSTVSLPNRNDKIVMATALMQRGDGTTLLTHPFRSSPSVSHTFEKTSKLKKKSGFILPDHPLPPSIVNSNIVRRGENSKRLTTLPPLFEKAIEALKNDHIQVPSATTKRRVNKATSGS; from the coding sequence ATGACTCAAAAACAGTGCTGTGTACTCATTTTAGCTGTAGGCTTCATTTCAAACGGCGCATTTGCTTTTACCGAAAATCCAGAAAACACATCTCGTAATCCCAAGTCATTAGAGGAACGCATTCTGACAATCACTGATGTTGTTTTACAACAACACATTGATCCGCCGACGCGACAAGAGATGATTTTGGCAGGTGTCAAAGCACTTTACTACGCTAACAACCATCAGGTCCCTAAAGGATTAAGCCAACGCATTTCTAATCTGACAACATCAGACCAATTCATAGTGTTCTTAAAAGACGTTAGTGCCGAGTTCGATAAAGAGCAGGATCTCGATGTGATCCTGACAAAAGGGGTATTGAGTTCTCTGCCTTGTGGAGCGCATTTAATCGATGCAAAAAACAGTAAGGTACAAGAACAACTTGCCGCCAATCGTTACGTGGGTGTCGGCATCGCGATCAGTATGAATCAACATGAAGGTTATCCAGCAATCCCCTCTGTGATCTATAATGGTCCAGCATGGAAAGCAGGCATTAAGCCTGGTACCTTAATCCTCAAAGTAAATGATAAATCCATGAAATCGAAGGCTCTGACACACGTGATTCAACATCTGCGAGGCGAAGCGGGCTCAGAAGTCACAATTTCTATTCGACAGCCCGGCTCTCAGGAATCGCGCACAGTAACAATGACACGCGGTCGCGTGTTTATTCCCACGGTCGAAGGTTCTCGAAAGGTCTCTGAAGGAGAGTGGCAATATACTCTCGATGCAGCCAGGGATATCGCCGTCTTCCGCTTCAGTCGTATCGGCCCCAGCACATTACATGAGTTACGTCAGATTGAGAACAAACTCCGAAAAGAAAAGATCAGCGGAATCATTCTGGATCTCAGATCGGGTAATGGCATCCTGCATGATACGATCATGGTCGCAGATAGTTTATTAGACGGTGGGGTTATCGGACATATTCAGTCCTTGGACTCAATCCAAAAACATGAAGCACGTCCAGGGGCTCTTTTCCAAAACATACCGCTGGTTGTGCTGGTCAGTAAACACACAAGTTCTGGTCATGTATTCCTGACTGCTGCTTTACAAGATAATAAACGAGCAATTGTGATTGGTGAACCAACTTCTGGCCAGACTTATGTCAGATCGACTGTCTCCCTCCCAAACCGGAATGATAAAATTGTCATGGCAACTGCCTTGATGCAACGTGGTGATGGAACGACACTCCTCACCCATCCTTTTCGCTCATCACCTTCAGTGAGTCACACCTTCGAGAAGACATCAAAGCTAAAGAAGAAATCTGGTTTCATCCTACCCGATCATCCTCTTCCCCCTAGCATTGTTAATTCAAACATAGTGAGAAGGGGTGAAAATAGTAAGAGACTTACTACATTACCACCATTATTTGAAAAGGCTATAGAAGCACTAAAAAATGACCATATTCAAGTTCCCTCTGCTACTACTAAGCGAAGAGTGAACAAGGCTACTTCTGGATCATAA